The following are encoded in a window of Synechococcales cyanobacterium CNB genomic DNA:
- the odhB gene encoding 2-oxoglutarate dehydrogenase complex dihydrolipoyllysine-residue succinyltransferase — translation MPVDIVIPNVGESVTSGVIASWRRAEGDFVQRDEPVLDLETDKITMEVTAPASGVLHHAAKEGDEVGIGAVVGTVDESAKPAGGKPEPAEAPKAASKPVEAKAEAPKSGAAAPVAVPPERPRTTPLAEKMAEELGVDLSRIVGTGAGGRIREQDVLAAVQSRGPGVASGVASGAAPSGGEASRVVSRERMSPLRQRIAARLVEAQHTAAMLTTFNECDMTAVMELRKRYKESFEKKHGVGLGFMSFFVRAAVSALRAFPLVNASIVTDEEGRPAIEKHDYCDIALAVASPKGLVVPVVRNAERLSFAEIEAKVKDFAVRARDGKLELSELQGGTFTITNGGVFGSLLSTPILNPPQSAILGMHAIRNRPVEHPERPGEIALRPMMYLALSYDHRIVDGAEAVSFLVRIREGIERPERLMLDL, via the coding sequence ATGCCGGTGGATATCGTGATTCCGAACGTTGGCGAGTCGGTGACGAGCGGCGTGATCGCGTCGTGGCGTCGTGCGGAGGGGGACTTCGTGCAGCGCGACGAGCCTGTGCTGGACCTCGAGACGGACAAGATCACGATGGAGGTGACGGCTCCGGCGTCGGGCGTGCTGCACCACGCGGCGAAGGAGGGCGATGAGGTCGGGATCGGCGCGGTGGTGGGTACGGTGGATGAATCGGCCAAGCCGGCGGGGGGGAAGCCGGAGCCGGCCGAGGCGCCGAAGGCGGCATCGAAACCTGTGGAGGCGAAAGCGGAAGCGCCGAAGTCCGGGGCGGCCGCGCCGGTGGCGGTTCCTCCGGAACGCCCTCGCACGACGCCGCTGGCGGAGAAGATGGCGGAGGAGTTGGGGGTCGATCTGTCGCGCATCGTCGGGACTGGCGCTGGCGGGCGCATCCGCGAGCAGGACGTGCTTGCGGCGGTGCAGTCGCGAGGGCCTGGTGTGGCTTCGGGTGTGGCGTCCGGGGCGGCCCCCTCGGGCGGGGAGGCGTCGCGCGTGGTGTCGCGTGAGCGGATGAGTCCGCTGCGGCAGCGGATCGCGGCGCGGCTGGTGGAGGCGCAGCACACGGCGGCGATGCTGACGACCTTCAACGAGTGCGACATGACGGCTGTCATGGAGCTCCGCAAGCGGTACAAGGAGTCGTTCGAGAAGAAGCACGGGGTTGGGCTGGGGTTCATGTCGTTCTTCGTTCGTGCGGCGGTGAGCGCGCTGCGGGCGTTCCCGCTGGTGAACGCGTCGATCGTGACGGATGAGGAGGGCAGGCCCGCGATCGAGAAGCACGACTACTGCGACATCGCGCTGGCTGTCGCCAGCCCGAAGGGCCTGGTGGTGCCGGTGGTTCGGAACGCGGAGCGGCTTTCGTTCGCGGAGATCGAGGCGAAGGTGAAGGACTTCGCGGTCCGGGCACGGGACGGGAAGCTCGAGCTGAGCGAGTTGCAGGGAGGGACGTTCACGATCACGAACGGTGGGGTGTTCGGGAGCCTGCTCTCGACGCCGATCCTGAACCCGCCGCAGTCGGCGATTCTCGGGATGCACGCCATACGGAACCGTCCGGTGGAGCACCCGGAGCGTCCGGGTGAGATCGCGCTGCGTCCGATGATGTACCTCGCGTTGAGTTACGACCACCGGATCGTGGACGGCGCGGAGGCGGTGTCGTTCCTGGTGCGTATCCGTGAGGGGATCGAGCGTCCTGAGCGGCTGATGCTGGACCTGTGA
- a CDS encoding low molecular weight phosphotyrosine protein phosphatase encodes MSANHETPPRSLLFVCLGNICRSPLAEGIFLHLAHARGLRDRFEVDSCGTGAWHVGERPDARAAAVARANGVKLVSIARRLDPRTDFQRFELILPMDRSNRDHLLDAGAPETRVRLVRSFDPSLHGAPECELDVPDPYYGGPDGFQHVYDMLTRSCHGLLDRIAPNHA; translated from the coding sequence ATGAGCGCGAACCACGAAACGCCGCCACGCTCGCTCCTCTTCGTCTGCCTCGGCAACATCTGCCGATCCCCGCTCGCCGAGGGCATCTTCCTCCACCTCGCTCATGCACGCGGCCTGCGCGACCGATTCGAGGTCGATTCCTGCGGCACCGGCGCGTGGCACGTCGGCGAACGCCCCGACGCACGCGCCGCAGCCGTCGCCCGCGCCAACGGTGTCAAACTCGTCTCCATCGCACGCCGGCTCGACCCCCGCACCGACTTCCAGCGCTTCGAACTCATCCTCCCCATGGACCGCTCGAACCGCGACCATCTCCTCGACGCCGGCGCGCCCGAAACCCGCGTCCGCCTCGTGCGCTCCTTCGACCCCTCGCTCCACGGCGCGCCGGAATGCGAACTCGACGTCCCCGACCCCTACTACGGCGGCCCCGACGGCTTCCAGCACGTCTATGACATGCTCACGCGATCCTGCCACGGCCTGCTCGACCGCATCGCCCCCAACCACGCCTGA
- a CDS encoding DUF2752 domain-containing protein, with protein MSDDREAPPTTNTQPSAARVGIGERIGATAVSAASLAVLVAAASATPDPDGHGTHTQLGLPPCPWAQALDWPCATCGMTTAVSLAAHGRFFQAFLTQPAGALAAILLAALFWGFLHVAATGSRLGRTYGRMVTPHTTGWGVAVLLAAWAYKAAVWRTG; from the coding sequence GTGAGCGACGACCGCGAAGCCCCCCCCACGACCAACACCCAGCCCTCCGCCGCTCGCGTCGGCATCGGTGAGCGAATCGGTGCGACCGCCGTTTCCGCCGCCTCACTCGCCGTCCTCGTCGCCGCAGCATCGGCTACCCCCGACCCCGACGGCCACGGCACGCACACACAACTCGGCCTCCCGCCATGCCCCTGGGCGCAGGCCCTCGACTGGCCATGCGCCACCTGCGGCATGACCACCGCCGTCAGCCTCGCCGCACACGGACGCTTCTTCCAGGCCTTTCTCACACAGCCGGCGGGCGCCCTCGCTGCAATCCTCCTCGCCGCACTCTTCTGGGGCTTCCTCCACGTCGCGGCAACCGGCTCGCGGCTCGGGCGGACCTATGGCAGGATGGTGACTCCACACACGACGGGCTGGGGCGTTGCCGTCCTGCTCGCGGCATGGGCCTACAAGGCTGCCGTCTGGCGGACGGGATAG